One Streptomyces mobaraensis NBRC 13819 = DSM 40847 DNA segment encodes these proteins:
- a CDS encoding MerR family transcriptional regulator: protein MIASPSTTSTTWRVGPLAEASGLTVRTLHHWDGIGLLRPSRRTAGGHREYTEADVVRLYQVLALRGLGLSLETIGLCLDSGVDPARVVRDHLAEVEASLARLGTLRRRLVRLQDALDGAGEVGGSGAVNRSGEADGPGEAGDAGGSGDAGGSGGADRPGEVDGAGEVRGPGDARGSGRSPAPIGPLLDALRAAGGAAGHGERVLRRHLDADGIGVLSARAAALGPAAHYLLEVEWPELYRRAERLRADGVPPADPRARRLAARMDELSTLFTGGDREVSAGVRRAWDEDPAALSGDPDAPADGWRDLSAYLDAARRG, encoded by the coding sequence GTGATCGCTTCCCCTTCCACGACCTCCACGACCTGGCGCGTGGGTCCGCTGGCCGAGGCCAGCGGGCTGACCGTGCGCACCCTCCACCACTGGGACGGCATCGGGCTGCTCCGTCCGTCCCGGCGCACCGCCGGCGGCCATCGCGAGTACACGGAGGCGGACGTCGTCCGGCTCTACCAGGTGCTCGCGCTGCGCGGCCTCGGACTGAGCCTGGAGACCATCGGCCTCTGCCTCGACTCCGGCGTCGACCCCGCCCGCGTCGTCCGCGACCACCTGGCCGAGGTGGAGGCGTCGCTCGCGCGGCTCGGCACCCTGCGGCGGCGGCTCGTCCGGCTGCAGGACGCGCTGGACGGGGCCGGGGAGGTGGGCGGCTCCGGGGCGGTGAACCGGTCCGGGGAGGCGGACGGACCCGGGGAGGCTGGGGACGCCGGCGGGTCCGGGGACGCGGGCGGGTCCGGAGGGGCGGACAGGCCCGGAGAGGTGGACGGGGCCGGGGAGGTGCGGGGCCCCGGGGACGCGCGCGGCTCCGGTCGGTCCCCGGCCCCGATCGGTCCGCTGCTCGACGCCCTGCGTGCGGCCGGCGGCGCCGCCGGCCACGGCGAGCGGGTGCTCCGGCGGCACCTGGACGCCGACGGCATCGGCGTCCTGAGCGCCCGCGCCGCCGCCCTCGGTCCCGCCGCGCACTACTTGCTGGAGGTCGAGTGGCCCGAGCTCTACCGCCGCGCGGAACGGCTGCGCGCGGACGGGGTGCCGCCCGCCGACCCCCGGGCGCGGCGGCTGGCCGCCCGCATGGACGAACTGAGCACGCTGTTCACCGGCGGCGACCGTGAGGTCTCGGCGGGGGTACGGCGGGCCTGGGACGAGGACCCCGCCGCCCTGTCCGGCGACCCGGACGCCCCGGCGGACGG
- a CDS encoding cupin domain-containing protein encodes MAGLMRKSFDAPEEVRPFEDGKGRLELVSLSTGPVGRATFEPGWRWSTHVGPIAGTDSCQAAHTSYVVSGRIRVVMDDGQEEEFGPGDVMSCPPGHDAWVVGGEPCVVIDWQGFADYAKR; translated from the coding sequence ATGGCCGGTCTCATGCGGAAGAGTTTCGACGCCCCGGAGGAGGTCCGGCCGTTCGAGGACGGCAAGGGGCGGCTGGAGCTGGTGAGCCTCAGCACCGGGCCGGTGGGCCGGGCGACGTTCGAGCCGGGGTGGCGTTGGTCGACGCACGTCGGCCCGATCGCCGGCACCGACAGCTGTCAGGCCGCGCACACGTCGTACGTCGTCTCGGGCCGGATCAGGGTCGTGATGGACGACGGGCAGGAGGAGGAGTTCGGCCCCGGCGACGTCATGTCCTGCCCGCCGGGGCACGACGCCTGGGTGGTGGGCGGCGAACCCTGCGTGGTCATCGACTGGCAGGGGTTCGCGGACTACGCGAAGCGGTGA